The following proteins are encoded in a genomic region of Streptomyces collinus Tu 365:
- a CDS encoding DNA polymerase III subunit alpha: MPGFAHLHTVSGFSLRYGASHPERLAARAGERGMDALALTDRDTLAGTVRFAKACAGTGVRPLFGVNLAVAEPAAPRPERRRTPVRGGAFVDESAPRVTFLARDGARGWADLCRLVTAAHRAGPGGGVAAGPGGGVPVLPWDANHGDGLTVLLGPGSEVGRALAAGRPDRAARLLAPWREVYGGALRLEAVCHGRGGTGPGSLRLAARTVGFAAEQGVRPVLSNAVRYADPGQGPVADVLDAARRLVPIDPRKELDPGTAWLKDAQAMLRVAERVVEAAGYRPDTARRLLEQTAVTAAECLVDPEDDLGIGTVHFPEPHLVGAGRRTAQRALASRAAAGMVRLGYASRRAYWERMHHELDIIAHHGFASYFLTVAQVVDDVREMGIRVAARGSGAGSLVNHLVGIAHADPVEHGLLMERFLSKERVVLPDIDIDVESARRLEVYRAIIGRFGTERVATVSMPETYRVRHAVRDVGAALSMDPAEIDRVAKSFPHIRARDARAALEELPELKALAGEKERYGRLWELVEALDALPRGVAMHPCGVLLSDASLLARTPVVPTSGEGLPMAQFDKEDVEDLGLLKLDVLGVRMQSAMAHAAAEVERATGERIDLDAVAPGDPATYRMIQAAETLGCFQIESPGQRDLVGRLQPSTFHDLVVDISLFRPGPVAADMVRPFIEARHGRAPVRYPHPDLEEALKGTYGVVVFHEQVIDIVAVMTGCGRGEADRIRRGLSDPESQGRIKVWFAQHAAANGYDAEAIRRTWEIVEAFGSYGFCKAHAVAFAVPTYQSAWLKAHHPAAFYAGLLTHDPGMYPKRLLLADARRRGVPILPLDVNVSGVHHRIELVSESGVWGLRLALSDVHGISEAEAGRIADGQPYASLLDFWERARPSRPLAGRLAQVGALDAFGANRRDLQLHLTELHRGARGGGGGQLPLAGGRRTAPAGLPDLTSAERLSAELGVLSMDASRHLMDDHREFLKELGVLSARRLREAGHGETVLVAGAKAATQTPPIRSGKRVIFSTLDDGTGLVDLAFFDDSHDACAHTVFHSWLLLVRGVVQRRGPRSLSVVGAAAWNLAELLEVRREEGLDGVAARLAGATGGAGEDRAPEDAVGPSRARDAGSDGLPRRTGSAARDPMGDRTIRMPTGYEMHPWADLRPAGEGPAVGRKLWHQSPGSAG, translated from the coding sequence GTGCCGGGCTTCGCGCATCTGCACACCGTCTCCGGGTTCTCCCTGAGGTACGGCGCCTCCCACCCGGAGCGGCTGGCCGCGCGCGCCGGGGAGCGGGGGATGGACGCCCTCGCCCTCACCGACCGCGACACCCTCGCCGGCACGGTCCGGTTCGCCAAGGCCTGTGCCGGGACGGGGGTCCGCCCGCTGTTCGGCGTGAACCTGGCGGTGGCCGAGCCGGCGGCCCCCCGTCCTGAGCGCCGCCGCACCCCGGTGCGCGGCGGCGCCTTCGTGGACGAGTCGGCCCCCCGGGTGACCTTCCTCGCCCGGGACGGGGCCCGCGGCTGGGCCGACCTGTGCCGGCTCGTCACGGCGGCTCACCGGGCCGGGCCGGGCGGGGGAGTGGCTGCCGGACCGGGCGGGGGTGTGCCCGTGCTGCCCTGGGACGCCAACCACGGCGACGGCCTGACCGTGCTGCTCGGCCCCGGCTCCGAGGTGGGGCGCGCGCTGGCCGCGGGCCGGCCCGACCGCGCCGCGCGGCTGCTCGCCCCCTGGCGCGAGGTCTACGGCGGCGCGCTGCGCCTGGAGGCCGTCTGCCACGGCCGCGGGGGCACCGGCCCCGGCTCTCTGCGGCTGGCCGCCCGCACCGTCGGTTTCGCCGCCGAGCAGGGGGTCCGGCCGGTCCTCAGCAACGCCGTCCGGTACGCCGACCCCGGTCAGGGGCCGGTCGCCGACGTCCTGGACGCGGCCCGCCGGCTGGTGCCGATCGACCCGCGCAAGGAGCTGGACCCGGGCACGGCCTGGCTGAAGGACGCGCAGGCCATGCTGCGGGTCGCCGAGCGGGTGGTGGAGGCGGCCGGTTACCGGCCGGACACCGCCCGCCGGCTGCTGGAGCAGACCGCGGTCACGGCCGCGGAGTGCCTGGTCGACCCCGAGGACGACCTCGGCATCGGCACCGTCCACTTCCCCGAGCCGCACCTCGTCGGCGCCGGCCGCCGCACCGCCCAGCGGGCGCTCGCCTCCCGGGCGGCGGCGGGCATGGTGCGGCTGGGCTACGCCAGCCGCCGCGCGTACTGGGAGCGGATGCACCACGAGCTGGACATCATCGCCCACCACGGCTTCGCCTCCTACTTCCTCACGGTCGCCCAGGTGGTCGACGACGTACGGGAGATGGGCATCCGGGTGGCCGCCCGCGGCTCCGGCGCGGGCTCCCTCGTCAACCACCTCGTCGGCATCGCGCACGCCGATCCGGTCGAGCACGGGCTGCTGATGGAACGCTTCCTGTCCAAGGAGCGGGTGGTCCTGCCCGACATCGACATCGACGTGGAGTCCGCGCGCCGGCTGGAGGTCTACCGGGCGATCATCGGCCGGTTCGGCACCGAGCGGGTCGCCACCGTCTCCATGCCCGAGACCTACCGGGTGCGGCACGCCGTACGGGACGTGGGGGCCGCCCTGTCCATGGACCCGGCCGAGATCGACCGGGTGGCCAAGTCCTTCCCGCACATCCGGGCCCGGGACGCCCGCGCGGCGCTGGAGGAACTGCCCGAACTGAAGGCGCTGGCGGGGGAGAAGGAGAGGTACGGCAGGCTCTGGGAACTGGTCGAGGCCCTCGACGCCCTGCCGCGCGGGGTCGCCATGCACCCGTGCGGGGTGCTGCTGTCCGACGCCTCCCTGCTCGCCCGTACGCCGGTGGTGCCGACCAGCGGCGAGGGGCTGCCGATGGCGCAGTTCGACAAGGAGGACGTGGAGGACCTCGGTCTGCTCAAGCTGGACGTGCTGGGCGTGCGGATGCAGTCGGCGATGGCGCACGCGGCCGCCGAGGTGGAGCGGGCCACGGGGGAGCGGATCGACCTGGACGCGGTGGCGCCGGGCGACCCGGCGACGTACCGGATGATCCAGGCGGCCGAGACGCTGGGCTGCTTCCAGATCGAGTCGCCGGGCCAGCGCGACCTGGTGGGCCGCCTGCAGCCGAGCACCTTCCACGACCTGGTGGTCGACATCTCCCTCTTCCGGCCGGGACCGGTCGCCGCCGACATGGTCCGGCCGTTCATCGAGGCGCGGCACGGGCGGGCGCCCGTGCGCTACCCGCACCCGGACCTGGAGGAGGCGCTGAAGGGCACGTACGGGGTCGTCGTCTTCCACGAGCAGGTCATCGACATCGTCGCCGTCATGACCGGCTGCGGGCGCGGCGAGGCGGACCGGATCCGGCGCGGGCTGTCCGACCCGGAGTCGCAGGGGCGGATCAAGGTGTGGTTCGCCCAGCACGCGGCGGCGAACGGGTACGACGCGGAGGCGATCCGGCGGACCTGGGAGATCGTCGAGGCCTTCGGCTCGTACGGCTTCTGCAAGGCGCACGCGGTCGCGTTCGCCGTGCCGACCTACCAGTCGGCCTGGCTGAAGGCCCACCACCCGGCCGCCTTCTACGCCGGGCTGCTCACGCACGACCCCGGGATGTACCCGAAGCGGCTGCTGCTCGCGGACGCGCGGCGGCGCGGGGTGCCCATCCTGCCGCTGGACGTGAACGTGTCCGGAGTGCACCACCGGATCGAACTGGTGTCCGAATCAGGGGTGTGGGGGCTGCGGCTCGCCCTCAGCGACGTGCACGGCATCAGCGAGGCCGAGGCCGGGCGGATCGCGGACGGACAGCCGTACGCCTCCCTGCTGGACTTCTGGGAGCGGGCCCGCCCGAGCCGTCCGCTGGCCGGGCGGCTGGCCCAGGTGGGCGCGCTGGACGCGTTCGGTGCCAACCGCCGTGACCTGCAGCTGCACCTGACCGAGCTGCACCGGGGCGCCCGGGGCGGCGGCGGGGGCCAGCTCCCCCTCGCCGGGGGCCGGCGGACCGCCCCGGCCGGCCTGCCCGACCTGACCTCGGCGGAGCGGCTCAGCGCCGAGCTGGGCGTGCTCTCCATGGACGCCTCACGCCATCTGATGGACGACCACCGGGAGTTCCTCAAGGAGCTGGGCGTGCTGTCGGCGCGCCGGCTGCGCGAGGCCGGGCACGGGGAGACGGTGCTGGTCGCGGGCGCCAAGGCGGCCACCCAGACCCCGCCGATCCGGTCCGGCAAGCGGGTCATCTTCTCCACCCTGGACGACGGCACGGGCCTGGTCGACCTCGCCTTCTTCGACGACTCGCACGACGCCTGCGCCCACACGGTCTTCCACTCCTGGCTGCTGCTGGTGCGCGGAGTGGTGCAGCGGCGCGGCCCGCGCAGCCTGAGCGTGGTGGGCGCGGCAGCCTGGAACCTCGCCGAACTGCTCGAGGTGCGCCGCGAGGAGGGGCTCGACGGGGTCGCGGCCCGGCTGGCCGGGGCGACCGGCGGCGCCGGGGAGGACCGCGCGCCGGAGGACGCCGTGGGTCCGTCCCGGGCCCGGGACGCCGGTTCGGACGGGCTGCCCCGGCGCACCGGTTCGGCGGCCCGCGACCCGATGGGGGACCGGACCATCCGCATGCCCACGGGGTACGAGATGCACCCCTGGGCCGATCTGCGCCCCGCGGGCGAAGGGCCCGCGGTGGGAAGGAAGTTGTGGCACCAGAGTCCGGGGAGCGCGGGATGA
- a CDS encoding DNA polymerase Y family protein: protein MTILCVRFQRPRPAEEALPGLLALLEEFTPVVEALPPDGALADLRGAERYFGRDAVELASVIRVRALALHGVDCVIGAGPGPMLARIAMRDARPGVTGVVPGEPEAVAEFLAGRPVSVLPGVGAATARTLCEYGLDTLGLVAAAPLSTLQRLIGARAGRELREKAAGVDRGRVVPNAGSLPGAFGRARAGTSLAAAERPFALDELDPDRHRRALLSAAEEIGARLRAVARVCRTLTLTVRYADRSSTTRSRTLREPTAHSAALTGTAYDLYGALGLQRARVRALALRAEGLVPAEQASHQLTFDPVDEKVRRIEEAADRARARFGPRAVMPGTLAA, encoded by the coding sequence ATGACCATTCTCTGTGTACGTTTCCAGCGGCCGCGGCCGGCCGAGGAGGCCCTGCCCGGACTGCTCGCGCTGCTGGAGGAGTTCACGCCGGTCGTGGAGGCGCTGCCGCCGGACGGGGCGCTGGCCGATCTCCGGGGCGCCGAGCGGTACTTCGGGCGCGACGCGGTCGAACTGGCCTCGGTGATCCGGGTCCGCGCCCTCGCGCTGCACGGCGTCGACTGTGTGATCGGCGCCGGTCCCGGCCCGATGCTGGCCCGGATCGCGATGCGCGACGCCCGTCCCGGGGTGACCGGCGTGGTGCCCGGGGAGCCGGAGGCGGTCGCGGAGTTCCTGGCCGGCCGGCCCGTGTCCGTGCTGCCCGGTGTGGGGGCGGCGACCGCCCGCACCCTGTGCGAGTACGGCCTGGACACCCTGGGGCTGGTCGCCGCCGCGCCGCTGTCCACGCTCCAGCGGCTGATCGGCGCGAGGGCGGGCCGTGAACTGCGCGAGAAGGCCGCCGGCGTCGACCGCGGCCGGGTCGTGCCGAACGCCGGCTCCCTGCCCGGGGCGTTCGGCCGAGCCCGGGCGGGTACCTCCCTGGCGGCCGCCGAACGCCCCTTCGCACTCGACGAGCTGGACCCCGACCGGCACCGCAGGGCGCTGCTGTCGGCGGCCGAGGAGATCGGCGCCCGGCTGCGCGCGGTGGCGAGGGTGTGCCGCACCCTGACGCTCACCGTGCGCTACGCCGACCGCTCCTCGACCACCCGCAGCCGCACCCTGCGGGAGCCGACCGCGCACTCGGCGGCCCTGACCGGGACGGCCTACGACCTGTACGGGGCGCTCGGTCTGCAGCGCGCCCGGGTCCGGGCGCTCGCTCTGCGCGCCGAGGGCCTGGTCCCCGCCGAGCAGGCCTCCCACCAGCTCACCTTCGACCCGGTGGACGAGAAGGTCCGCCGGATCGAGGAGGCCGCCGACCGGGCCCGCGCGAGGTTCGGGCCGCGAGCGGTGATGCCGGGGACGCTGGCGGCGTGA
- a CDS encoding S1 family peptidase, translating to MRIKRTTPRSGTARRTRLIAVATGFLAAAAFAAPTANASDAHTFSATQLTKASDAVLNADVPGTAWAVDSRTNRVVVTVDSTVSKAEIARIRRQAGVDSGALTIKHTAGKFNKLITGGDAIYGGSYRCSLGFNVRSGSTYYFLTAGHCGQVASTWYSNSSHSTVLGTNVGYSFPGNDFALVRYTNSSIAHPSAVGSQTISSAATPSVGTTVYRRGSTTGTHSGRVTALNATVNYGSGDVVSGLIQTTVCAEGGDSGGPLYAGSTAYGLTSGGSGNCTSGGTTFFQPVTEALSYYGVTLP from the coding sequence GTGAGGATCAAGCGCACCACTCCCCGCAGCGGCACGGCGAGACGGACCCGGCTGATCGCCGTGGCGACCGGTTTCCTGGCCGCGGCCGCGTTCGCCGCCCCCACCGCGAACGCCAGCGATGCCCACACGTTCAGCGCCACCCAGCTGACCAAGGCGAGCGACGCCGTCCTCAACGCCGACGTGCCCGGCACGGCCTGGGCGGTGGACAGCAGGACCAACCGGGTCGTCGTCACCGTGGACAGCACGGTGTCCAAGGCCGAGATCGCCAGGATCAGGCGGCAGGCCGGTGTCGACTCGGGCGCGCTGACCATCAAGCACACCGCGGGCAAGTTCAACAAGCTGATCACCGGTGGCGACGCCATCTACGGCGGCTCCTACCGCTGCTCGCTCGGCTTCAACGTGCGCAGCGGCAGCACGTACTACTTCCTGACCGCGGGACACTGCGGTCAGGTCGCCTCCACCTGGTACAGCAACTCCAGCCACTCCACGGTGCTGGGGACGAACGTCGGCTACAGCTTCCCGGGCAACGACTTCGCGCTCGTGCGGTACACCAACTCCTCGATCGCGCACCCGAGCGCGGTCGGCAGCCAGACCATCAGCAGCGCGGCCACCCCGTCCGTGGGGACGACCGTCTACCGGCGCGGTTCCACCACCGGCACCCACAGCGGCCGGGTCACGGCGCTCAACGCCACGGTCAACTACGGCAGCGGTGACGTCGTCTCCGGCCTGATCCAGACCACGGTGTGCGCCGAGGGCGGCGACAGCGGGGGCCCGCTCTACGCCGGGTCCACGGCCTACGGCCTGACGTCGGGCGGCAGCGGCAACTGCACCTCTGGCGGCACGACGTTCTTCCAGCCGGTCACCGAGGCGCTCAGCTACTACGGCGTGACCCTTCCCTGA
- a CDS encoding DUF5685 family protein, with product MFGIVRPCGHRLGEGLKAQWTAHLCGLCLALRRDHGQFARIVTNYDGLLISVLTEAQAGLAGGSRRTAGPCALRGMRTASVAQGEGARLAAAVSLVLASAKVRDHVADRDGLLARKPVAAAALRVAAGWGRAGERGGSAVGFDTGVLLDAVDRQTGIEALAGVGTPLLTVTEPTETATAAAFAHTAVLAGRPGNAGPLAEAGRLFGRLAHLLDAVEDREADARSGAWNPLTATGTSLTEARRLAEDALHGIRLALREAEFADGRLAHLLLVHELRRSVDRAFGTLPACAAHGPAPQGSAARGSAAHGTAARGPAPHGPESGADPYVPFGPGGPHLPHKPKVPRALLPGCGAFLLLCCTCRMCCAEEYEGPWSRKKREGCCRDCDCDGCSGCGGCDGCAGCGDCCDGCDCCDCCCPCDSC from the coding sequence GTGTTCGGAATCGTCAGGCCGTGCGGCCATCGGCTGGGGGAGGGCCTCAAGGCCCAGTGGACGGCGCACTTGTGCGGGCTCTGCCTGGCATTGCGCCGTGATCACGGACAGTTCGCCCGTATCGTGACGAACTATGACGGGCTTCTCATATCGGTGCTGACGGAGGCTCAGGCGGGCCTGGCGGGCGGGTCCCGGCGCACGGCCGGCCCGTGCGCCCTGCGCGGGATGCGGACCGCGTCCGTCGCGCAGGGCGAGGGCGCGCGGCTGGCCGCCGCCGTCTCGCTGGTCCTCGCCTCCGCCAAGGTGCGCGACCACGTCGCCGACCGGGACGGGCTGCTGGCCCGCAAGCCGGTGGCGGCGGCGGCGCTCCGGGTCGCGGCCGGCTGGGGGCGGGCCGGGGAGCGCGGCGGATCGGCGGTCGGGTTCGACACCGGCGTCCTCCTGGACGCCGTTGACCGGCAGACCGGCATCGAGGCCCTGGCCGGGGTCGGCACCCCGCTGCTGACGGTCACCGAGCCGACCGAGACCGCCACCGCGGCCGCCTTCGCGCACACCGCGGTGCTCGCGGGACGGCCGGGCAACGCCGGTCCGCTCGCCGAGGCCGGCCGGCTCTTCGGGCGGCTCGCCCACCTGCTGGACGCCGTGGAGGACCGGGAGGCCGACGCGCGCTCGGGCGCTTGGAACCCGCTCACCGCGACCGGCACCTCCCTGACCGAGGCCCGCAGGCTCGCCGAGGACGCCCTGCACGGCATCCGGCTCGCCCTGCGGGAGGCCGAGTTCGCCGACGGCCGGCTCGCCCACCTGCTGCTCGTGCACGAACTCCGGCGCTCCGTGGACCGCGCCTTCGGCACGCTGCCGGCCTGCGCCGCGCACGGGCCGGCCCCCCAGGGATCCGCGGCCCGGGGATCCGCGGCTCACGGAACCGCCGCGCGCGGCCCCGCCCCGCACGGGCCGGAGTCCGGGGCCGACCCCTACGTGCCGTTCGGGCCGGGCGGGCCGCACCTGCCGCACAAGCCCAAGGTGCCGCGCGCCCTGCTGCCCGGGTGCGGGGCGTTCCTGCTGCTCTGCTGCACCTGCCGGATGTGCTGCGCCGAGGAGTACGAGGGCCCCTGGTCCCGGAAGAAGCGCGAGGGCTGCTGCCGGGACTGCGACTGCGACGGCTGCAGCGGGTGCGGCGGCTGTGACGGCTGCGCCGGTTGTGGTGACTGCTGCGACGGGTGCGACTGCTGTGACTGCTGCTGCCCCTGCGACAGTTGCTGA
- a CDS encoding MarR family winged helix-turn-helix transcriptional regulator produces MQNSEAMALSAALLAVAGDLTQRINDGVVARGFTDVRPAHGFAFARLAPDGATVTDLAVHLGVTKQAASQLVDEIVRKGYAERRPHPADARARLVVLTGRGRECTRAAEAAAAEVVGGWAELLGEGEVSVLRERLLRLAPYGPVRPAW; encoded by the coding sequence GTGCAGAACTCCGAAGCCATGGCCCTGTCCGCCGCCCTGCTCGCCGTCGCGGGCGACCTCACGCAACGCATCAACGACGGGGTCGTGGCGCGCGGCTTCACGGACGTCAGGCCCGCCCACGGCTTCGCCTTCGCACGGCTCGCGCCGGACGGCGCCACCGTCACCGACCTCGCCGTCCACCTCGGGGTGACCAAGCAGGCGGCGAGTCAGCTGGTCGACGAGATCGTGCGCAAGGGGTATGCCGAGCGGCGGCCGCACCCGGCCGACGCGCGGGCCCGTCTCGTCGTGCTCACCGGGCGGGGCCGGGAGTGCACGCGAGCGGCCGAGGCGGCGGCCGCCGAGGTCGTGGGGGGATGGGCCGAACTGCTGGGCGAGGGTGAAGTGAGCGTGTTGCGGGAGCGCCTGCTGCGGCTCGCGCCCTACGGTCCGGTCAGGCCCGCCTGGTGA
- a CDS encoding acyl-CoA dehydrogenase family protein, whose translation MSASAKLPPFDATDPLGIDDLLDPEDLAVRDTVRAWAADRVLPHVADWYEKGELPGIRDLARELGGIGALGMSLTGYGCAGATAVQYGLACLELEAADSGIRSLVSVQGSLAMYAIHRFGSEEQKREWLPRMAAGEVIGCFGLTEPDHGSDPSSMRTHAKRDGDDWILNGRKMWITNGSVAGVAVVWAQTEDGIRGFVVPTDRPGFSAPEIKHKWSLRASVTSELVLDDVRLPATAVLPEVTGLRGPLGCLSHARYGIVWGSMGAARSSFEAALGYARTREQFGRPIGGFQLTQAKLADMAVELHKGILLAHHLGRRMDAGRLRPEQISFGKLNNVREAIEICRTARTILGANGISLEYPVMRHATNLESVLTYEGTVEMHQLVLGKALTGLDAFR comes from the coding sequence ATGTCCGCGTCCGCGAAGTTGCCCCCGTTCGATGCCACCGACCCGCTCGGCATCGACGACCTGCTGGACCCGGAGGACCTCGCGGTCCGGGACACCGTCCGCGCCTGGGCCGCCGACCGCGTGCTGCCCCACGTCGCCGACTGGTACGAGAAGGGCGAGCTGCCCGGCATCAGGGACCTCGCGCGCGAACTCGGCGGGATCGGCGCCCTCGGCATGTCGCTCACCGGGTACGGCTGCGCCGGCGCCACGGCCGTGCAGTACGGCCTGGCCTGCCTGGAGCTGGAGGCCGCCGACTCCGGCATCCGGTCCCTGGTCTCCGTCCAGGGCTCCCTCGCCATGTACGCGATCCACCGGTTCGGCAGCGAGGAGCAGAAGCGGGAGTGGCTGCCGCGGATGGCGGCGGGCGAGGTGATCGGCTGCTTCGGGCTCACCGAGCCCGACCACGGCTCCGACCCCTCCTCGATGCGCACCCACGCCAAGCGCGACGGGGACGACTGGATCCTGAACGGCCGCAAGATGTGGATCACCAACGGCTCCGTGGCCGGCGTCGCCGTGGTCTGGGCGCAGACCGAGGACGGCATCCGCGGGTTCGTCGTGCCCACCGACCGCCCCGGCTTCTCGGCGCCCGAGATCAAGCACAAGTGGTCCCTGCGCGCCTCCGTGACCAGCGAACTCGTCCTCGACGACGTACGGCTGCCCGCCACCGCGGTACTCCCCGAGGTCACCGGTCTGCGCGGACCGCTCGGCTGCCTCTCGCACGCCCGCTACGGCATCGTCTGGGGCTCGATGGGCGCGGCGCGCAGCAGCTTCGAGGCGGCGCTCGGGTACGCGCGGACCCGGGAGCAGTTCGGGCGGCCCATCGGCGGCTTCCAGCTCACCCAGGCCAAGCTCGCCGACATGGCGGTCGAGCTGCACAAGGGGATCTTGCTCGCCCACCATCTGGGGCGGCGGATGGACGCCGGCCGGCTGCGCCCCGAGCAGATCAGCTTCGGCAAGCTCAACAACGTCCGCGAGGCCATCGAGATCTGCCGTACGGCGCGGACGATCCTCGGTGCCAACGGGATCTCCCTCGAATACCCCGTGATGCGGCACGCGACCAACCTCGAGTCGGTGCTCACCTACGAGGGCACCGTCGAGATGCACCAGCTCGTGCTGGGCAAGGCGCTCACCGGGCTCGACGCCTTCCGGTGA
- a CDS encoding cell division protein SepF has protein sequence MGSVRKASAWLGLVDDNDDERYYDDDYSEGTGSQDAWVTDPRVKVATDTAEEKGRRIGTVTPDSFRDARAIGELFRDGVPVIVNLTAMEPADAKRVVDFAAGLTFGLRGTIERVATRVFLLTPSNTEIVSGEPAKHREDGFFNQS, from the coding sequence ATGGGATCGGTACGCAAGGCGAGTGCGTGGCTCGGCCTCGTCGACGACAACGATGACGAGCGCTACTACGACGACGACTACTCCGAGGGCACCGGGTCCCAGGACGCCTGGGTCACGGACCCCCGGGTGAAGGTGGCCACGGACACGGCCGAGGAGAAGGGCCGCCGCATCGGCACGGTCACGCCGGACAGCTTCCGGGACGCCCGTGCCATCGGCGAGCTGTTCCGGGACGGTGTCCCGGTCATCGTGAACCTCACCGCCATGGAGCCGGCCGACGCCAAGCGCGTCGTCGACTTCGCGGCTGGCCTGACCTTCGGCCTGCGGGGCACGATCGAGCGGGTGGCCACCCGGGTCTTCCTGCTGACGCCGTCGAACACGGAGATCGTCAGCGGCGAGCCGGCCAAGCACCGTGAGGACGGCTTCTTCAACCAGAGCTGA
- a CDS encoding cupin domain-containing protein translates to MPVIRSSEAVTHEIHGARFVSYATPRTGSRELCAWRGEIPPGTKAPTHTVSREEIFHLLVGELLIGVDGRTERISAGDTVIVNPGAALTVENPTGHTAISWVTTSVGLEALLADGTRLTPPWAN, encoded by the coding sequence TTGCCCGTCATCCGTTCGTCCGAGGCCGTGACCCACGAGATCCACGGCGCCCGCTTCGTCTCCTACGCCACCCCGCGTACCGGCAGCAGGGAACTCTGCGCCTGGCGCGGGGAGATCCCGCCCGGCACCAAGGCGCCCACCCACACCGTGAGCCGGGAGGAGATCTTCCACCTGCTCGTCGGCGAACTGCTGATCGGCGTCGACGGCCGCACCGAGCGGATCTCCGCCGGCGACACGGTGATCGTCAACCCCGGTGCGGCCCTGACCGTCGAGAACCCGACCGGCCACACCGCGATCTCGTGGGTCACCACCTCGGTCGGCCTGGAGGCGCTGCTGGCCGACGGCACGCGCCTCACACCGCCGTGGGCCAACTGA
- a CDS encoding MFS transporter: MSGTTTAAVRPLRRAPAAGANRWVVLVVLCVSLLLVALDATVLHVAVPAVTEDLRPGAMELLWIVDVYPLVCASLLILFGTLGDRIGRRRVLLLGYALFGVASAVAALAPSAPTLILARALLGVGGAMIMPATLSILRQVFPDRRERALAIGIWSAVAAVGAAVGPLLGGFLLEHFWWGSVFLVNIPLMLVSLPVGRLLLPESRGDRDGPWDVVGALMAAGGLFGVVLGVKRLGGGEPVAGLLTLVPLLLGGTLIVLFVRRQARRAHPLVDLRMFRRPAYSTSVGCIVLAMLALVGLELIAAQYLQLVLGLSPLQTGLRLLPLTVAAMAAGLAGARMLRRFGPRRMVCFGFCLTAAAVLTLTAMGPADDAGLLLFGFVLLGFGLETTLFGAYESMLSEAPAGQAGGAAAIGETSYQLGAGIGIALLGSVMNASYAPGLASVPGVPSHASAAAGHSLGEAYDVAGRLGGSAGAALRRAARDSFVHGLHVTLLVSAGLLLLGAVMALRLPRVMQCGEETAEAGPGEAAERAAEAGVPSPREAVQPRVSA, translated from the coding sequence ATGTCCGGGACGACCACGGCTGCCGTACGGCCGCTCCGTCGGGCGCCCGCGGCCGGTGCCAACCGCTGGGTCGTCCTCGTCGTCCTCTGCGTCAGCCTGCTGCTCGTCGCCCTCGACGCGACCGTGCTGCACGTGGCGGTCCCCGCCGTCACCGAGGACCTCAGGCCCGGCGCCATGGAGCTGCTCTGGATCGTCGACGTCTACCCGCTGGTCTGCGCCTCGCTGCTGATCCTCTTCGGCACCCTGGGCGACCGGATCGGCCGCAGACGCGTGCTGCTGCTCGGCTACGCCCTGTTCGGCGTCGCCTCCGCGGTGGCCGCCCTCGCGCCCAGCGCGCCGACGCTGATCCTCGCCCGCGCGCTGCTCGGCGTCGGCGGCGCCATGATCATGCCCGCCACCCTGTCGATCCTCCGCCAGGTCTTCCCCGACCGGCGCGAACGCGCGCTGGCCATCGGCATCTGGAGCGCGGTCGCGGCCGTCGGCGCGGCGGTCGGGCCACTGCTCGGCGGCTTCCTGCTGGAGCACTTCTGGTGGGGCTCGGTCTTCCTCGTCAACATCCCGCTGATGCTGGTCAGCCTGCCGGTCGGACGGCTGCTGCTGCCCGAGTCGCGCGGCGACCGCGACGGCCCCTGGGACGTCGTCGGCGCCCTGATGGCGGCGGGCGGACTGTTCGGGGTGGTGCTGGGGGTGAAGCGGCTCGGCGGCGGTGAGCCGGTGGCCGGCCTGCTCACCCTGGTGCCGCTGCTGCTGGGCGGCACGCTGATCGTCCTGTTCGTGCGCCGCCAGGCGCGGCGCGCGCACCCGCTGGTCGATCTGCGGATGTTCCGCCGGCCCGCCTACAGCACCTCGGTGGGCTGCATCGTGCTGGCGATGCTCGCGCTGGTGGGCCTCGAACTGATCGCCGCCCAGTACCTCCAGCTGGTCCTCGGCCTCTCGCCGCTCCAGACGGGTCTGAGACTGCTGCCGCTGACCGTCGCCGCGATGGCGGCCGGCCTCGCGGGCGCCCGGATGCTGCGCCGCTTCGGGCCGCGCCGGATGGTCTGCTTCGGCTTCTGTCTCACCGCCGCCGCGGTCCTGACCCTGACGGCGATGGGCCCCGCCGACGACGCGGGCCTGCTGCTGTTCGGCTTCGTGCTCCTCGGCTTCGGTCTGGAGACCACGCTCTTCGGGGCCTACGAGTCCATGCTGAGCGAGGCGCCCGCCGGGCAGGCCGGCGGTGCCGCCGCGATCGGCGAGACGTCGTACCAGCTCGGCGCCGGGATCGGCATCGCCCTGCTGGGCAGCGTGATGAACGCGTCCTACGCCCCCGGCCTCGCCTCGGTCCCCGGGGTGCCCTCGCACGCCTCGGCCGCGGCCGGCCACTCGCTGGGCGAGGCCTACGACGTGGCGGGGCGGCTGGGCGGGTCCGCCGGGGCCGCGCTGCGCCGGGCCGCCCGGGACTCCTTCGTGCACGGACTCCACGTCACCCTGCTGGTGAGCGCGGGCCTGCTGCTGCTCGGTGCCGTGATGGCGCTGCGGCTGCCCCGGGTCATGCAGTGCGGCGAGGAGACCGCGGAGGCCGGGCCGGGCGAAGCGGCGGAGCGCGCGGCCGAGGCGGGGGTGCCCTCGCCGCGGGAGGCCGTGCAGCCGCGGGTGTCGGCCTGA